The genomic interval ataaataaataaaagtgtgagAAAAGAATAAGAAGTTACCCAGAAAGAACAGACAGATTAGTAAAAGAAGCAAATGGAATTTCAGAAATGAAACATAATAGTTGAAAGGTAATGGATGGTAAGAggcctgggatttgcttcaaaataaactGGGGTGGGAATGAATGGGTGGGTGGGAaaaaagatgaaacaagattagtcatatattgataattgttgaagctgtaTGATAAGTGCACCATGTATTTATTAAACTATTCTAAGTTTGAAAATTGACAtcataatgtttaaaaacaaattcaatgaaCAGGTAAAAGAGCTGATTAGATACAGCTGAGAAAAAATGGTAAACTGGTAGATATATCTAAAGAAATTAACTAGAATGCAGCACAGAGTGGGGATATAATGatgtggaaaatatgaaaaagctgttaaatgaaaattaaatgagaaggcCTAACATTCGTCTAATTGTAGTTCTGAAGGAGAGAGAGTGGAGAAAACAGGGAGGGGCAATATTTGGAAAGCTAGTGGCTGGAATTTTTCCAGAATTGATGAAATATATGAATCTTTAGATTCAAGAATAAAAATTCCCCAGTGAGTGTAAGTGAAAAGAATTCCTTACCTAGGTACAACCAAGTAAAATTTAGAACACCAGAGACAAAGAAATCTTAGAAGTAGCcatagagaaaagacagattaGTTACAAAGGATAACAATGAATTTGATTAACCATCAAAGCCAGAAGGAAATGAATTAACACCATCAAAGTGCTTACAAAAAGAAATCAACAATCTAGAACTGTTTACAATAACTGTCTTCCAAGAATAGgatgaaataaaacttttctgAGCTTAAAATTTACCAACAACAGAATCTCACCCCAAATATCTTCTAAACAAcatacttcagaaaaaaaaaataatcccagAAGGAAAATCTGAGACAAAAGAAGGAATAGTAGGCAAAGAAAGTGGAAACCTTGAATAAATCTAAATACACATCAATTATGATAACAGTACCAATGTTGAATATATGGGGCAAAATAATGACTGTGATAGATAAGAATGTTTGAAGATTTAACATATGCTAAGCACAGTTTTCATTCAAAACTTTACCGAACTTACTCACTGAATCAACCCTAAGAAGATGGGGGTGATTATTACCCCCACCTTGCTGTTGAAGTcactgaagcacagaaaggctAAATCACTTGTCTAAAgtgacacagctggtaagtgaaaGATGGAGGACTCAAACCTGGACCTGTGGCTCCAGAATCCACAGTTTAAACTACTTTGCTTatgtatagtaaaaaaaaaaaaaacctgtaaaataaTAACATGTCAGCTGATATGGGGGGGTGGAGAGAATAAATGTGAAGCTAACATCCTTATATTGTTCAGAAAAGCTGAAATACCTTGATTAACTTTAGAATTTGCTAACTATGCATGTAAAAATGTCAaagatagggaattccctggcagtccagtggttaggactccacgcttccatggtcggggaactaagatcctgcaagccacatggcgtggccaaaaaaaaaaaagtcaaagataacCACTGAGAGAATAGGAAAAGTAAGGACAAAAATTGGATTGGGAAAAAAGGGGAGCTCACTCAAATCCAAaacaagggaaggagaaagaaagcagCATAGAAAAATTAGGACAAATGAAAGATACAAAATAAGATCATAAAAATAAATCCGAATAtatcagtaattaaaataaatataaatggagtaGGCCAACTGATTAAAAAACAGATGCTCAGgctacagaaaatattttccagatatatattatttaaagcaTATTTAAAGCAAAAGGACAGAAAGAGGATAAACatggaaatacagaaaaagattaataccacaaaaatacaaatcaaagcaaTCTGGTCatactatactaatatcagacaaaatagactgtaaagCAAAAGcactataagaaataaaaacaactccAGTTCATTCAGGTGATATAATAATTCTAAACTAGCTGCACTAGAATAATCTTAAAATAGGTAAAGCAAAATTGACAGAGAAATTGACAAGTCTGCTATCATAGGGAAAGACTTAAAGGTACATCTTTTAGTAATTAATAGATCAAGCAAAGAATATTAACAAGGAATTAAAAGATTTGTATAGAAATAATTAGCAAGCCTGCTCTATTGGACAAATACAGAATCCTGAACTCAAGAGAGAATTTTCAAATGCATATTGATTATCTATCTATAAAAATTGACCATCTGCTGTGTTATAAGGCTCCACAATTTCAAAGGACAGAAATCATTACAGGTCGTGTTCTCTAACGATGATGCTATCAAGAAAGAAATCccctttttttaaagcaatttttatgGTGTTTCGTATTTATGGCTTTAAATGCTTACATAACAGAATGTTAAGTTAAAAACTTGGACTGAAGCCCTAAGGATGGTAGAGATCAGATATTAAAGTGAGCTGTGAATCAGACTCCTTCAGTGGGGTCACTTGGGGAGCTCGAGGGTTTGGGGGACACCAAGGCTTGGAACAAGAGGCATTGGTCTGAGAGAGCGGGACAGAGAGAGCACCAGGGCCAGGCATACTTCCTCAAGTGCAAGGATGTACAACTGTTTCCGTGGACCAGCTGTGGGCTAGTGGAGAGAAGACCAGCCTGgagccattttcttttcttttttttcaacttttttttttcttaattttatttatttttggctgtggtgggtctttgttgctgcacgcgggctttctctagttgcagcaagtggggggctactcttcattgcagtgcgcgggcttctcattgcggtggcttctcttgttgcagagcacgggctctaggcgcgcgggcttcagtagttgcggcacgcgggctcggtagttgtggttcaGGGgcttctagagcacaggctcagtagttgtggctcacgggtctagttgctccgcggcatgtgggatcttcccagaccagggctcgaacccgtgtcccctgcattggcaggcggagtcttaaccactgcgccaccagggaagccctggagccaTTTTCAGTCCTACCCCTGATCTGATCCTCCTCAGTGGTCCCCCTGATTCTACTCCTGCCCCACTGGCAGTTCTGTCCTGTCTCAACACAACAGCCAGATGGATCGTTGGAAACATAAGTCACTCCTCGGTACAAAATCCTACAATGGTTCCCAATAAAAAGGCCAGGAAGAGCCTACATCCTCAACATGGTACTTGTGCCCGACTACTCTTCCCCAGCAAGCCACAGGCTGAGCCCCCATCCTTCTGGTCTGTTCTCAAAGGTCACCTGCCCAGAGAGGTCTGacactataaagaaaagcaaagggatCATTAACAAGAGTCAAACAAAAGTCAGGTGACACAGCTGGGAGAAATACAAGAGAGGCTTCCGAGGTCCCTGTAACACCCTCTGTTGACCTGGGAGGTGGCACATggctatttattattattctttatagTGCACACAGAGATTTTatacactcttctccatggcagttttcacaattaaaaaagataatggggcttccctggtggcgcagtggttgagaatctgcctgctaatgcaggggacacgggttcgagccctggtctgggaagatcccacatgccgcggagcaactagacccgtgagccacaactactgagcctgcgtgtctggagccagtgctccgcaacaagagaggccacaatagtgagaggcccgcgcaccgcgatgaagagtggcccccgcttgctgcagctagaggaagacctcgcacagaaacgaagacccaacacagccaaataaataaataaataaataaatagataataattaaaggtgttaataatttaaaaaaaaagacacaggcttttaaaaaaaaaagataatgcatcTACACTGGTTTAAATGCAGGAATACAAGTttggtttaatatttaaaaatcagttactaTAATTTACCACATCAACAGATCaaaggaaaaatcatatgatcatctaaattaCAGCTATATGAATAGTTAATACAactcaacactcattcatgattttttaaaaaactaaagtgaTAACTAGAAATAAAGGGGACCCTCAATCTGATAAACGGtgtcttcaaattctttttaaaatattacatttattgGTAAAATGTTAGAATCAAGAAGgagaggaggacttccctggtggtccagtggttaagactctgtgattccaatgcagggggcccaggtttgatctctggttggggaactaagatcctgcatgctgcatggcttggaccaaaaaaaaagtattctatcgtacttccctggtggtccagtgtttaagactcttaGTGTGGcaataagatcctgcatgccaaaaaaaaaaaaaaaaaattggagaggaGGATGCCTGCTTCCCCTGCTTATTTGCACCATTGTCCTTGACAAGCCAACCAGAACAGATGGTATAAAGGTGGCGAAAAGCCtcctggtgggcttccctggtggggcagtggttaagaatctgcttgccaattcagggcacatgggctctatctcttgtccgggaagatcccacatgccgtggagcaactaagcccgtgcgccacaactactgatcctgcgctctagagcctgcgagccacagctactgaagcccacgcgcctagagcccgtgctctgcaacaagagaagcccctgctcgccacaactagagaaagcctgcgcgcagcaacaaagacccaacacaccccaaaataaataaatttattaaaaaaaaaaatgcctcctGGTAATAATGTGAACTCTGGCCTCAGACTGCCAGAGTTCAAATCCCAATCCCAACTCTGACTATTCCTAGCTGTGTGCCCTtaagggcaagttatttaacctttccatgcctcatttttcctttctttaaaaaaaaaggggtgggggggaattaTAGCACTATAGCATTCACTTTATAAGattcttgtgagaattaaaatgtACATGAAGTACTTAGAGCAGGGCTTGGTGAATGTTACATGCGATGCATAAatgtagccattattattatttaaaaatagttccaaagaatctacaaacaaattACTGGAATTAATAGGTGAGCTGAGTCAGGCTTCTGTATATaagattaaagaacaaaaattaaaattgcctCCATGTATACAAGCAGCAAAGttagaaaatgtgatttttaaaaagatactattTGCAATAAGCagcaaaaaaatagataaataagagaTTCTTCAAAACAAGTCTAACAAAAAGCTGTGTAATCTTTAtaggaaaaaattacaaaatgttatTGATGGATATTGAAGGAAGATTTAAATTAATGGAGTTGTAGACCATACTCATCGATTGGAAAATTCATTATCATAAAGCTGACAACTGCCCCTAAACTGAGCTGCAGGTTCAATGTTCTTCCAATCAAAATACCAACAGGGTTTTTCatggaaattgacaagctgattctagaaTTTATATGGAAGAGCAAAGAACCTAGAATAGCTAAGACATTAGCTGCTCCTGCTGCTGGtgatggaggggtggggagtaGGGACAGCCCAACCAGATATCAGACTACTTATAATACCTTGATAATTAAAAGTGTAATATTAAACCAGTGGgcagaatagagagcctggaAACTGATCCATGCACATAGGGAAACTTGATGGATACCAGCAGTACCACTGCAGGTCACTGGGGGGAAAGATGAGATTATTCAATAGAAGGtactgagacaaaaaaaaaaaaaagaaggtactgAGACAATTGCTAATCCACATAAAGGAGGAATTAACAATGAATCCCTGCTTCACACTGAAAAGAGAAATcaactccagatggattaaagacttaaatgtgaaaagcaaagcTAAATATTTTAGAAGACTATGTAAAAGATCATCTTTATGACTCAGCATGGCATAGGATTTCTTCAACCCACTCCTCCTGGAACCTTCTCTATCTCAGTAAATAACAATTCCATCCTTTCAGTTGTTCAGGTCAAAAACCTTGacatctggacttccctggtggcgcagtggttaagaatccgcccaccaatgcaggggacacgggttcgagccctggtctgggaagatcccacatgccgcggagcaactaagcctgtgcaccacaactactgagcctgcgcctagagcccgcgagccacaactactgaacccacgtgcggcaactactgaagcccacgcgcctagagcccatgctccgcaatgagaagcccacgcaccgcaaggaagagtagccctcgctcgccgcaactagagaaagcccatgcgcagcaacgaagacccaacgcagccaaaaaaatgaataaataaatttatgaaaaaaaagaaaaaccttgacATCAACCTTAATTCCTCTCTCACACACCCCAAATCCACTGATTAACACATTCTATTTGCTCTGCCTTACACACATAGCCAGACTCCTCCTGCATCAGGTCACCTTTACCATTATCTCCCTGTGCCACCATATTGCACAATAGTATCCACTAGAGTCGTGCAACGCACCAACCCTGCTCTCGAGACCAAGCCTCCATCATTAACCCCACCTGGATTTTTGCAATCACCTCCTCACTGGTTTCCCTGTTTCTGCCCAGCTCCCTTACTTTTCTTCTCAGCATATCAACAGTAGTGATCCTTTAACCTAAGTCAAACAATGCCCTTCTCTGCTTAAGACCTTCCTGTGGCCTTCCCCACCTAGCCCgtttcctctctgatttccccTCCCTCACTCCTGTCTAGCCACAAGTGCCTCCCCAACCCGGAGCAGCAAATGCCAAGATCAGCCTGGGCGGATGGAAACGGAGGGGGACACATGGGTGAGGCACACTGACAGTTGGGTGCAGAAAGCAACGCCCTAATTTGTAGCACTTGCCAATTAGTGGAGTGTcaatgcagttgacccttgaaccacatgggtttgaactgctcgGGTCCAcctatgtgtgtattttttttcaataaatatagtacctgtattttccttttacagatctttaaaaattaactagGTATGGGGAAAGTTTGTGTTTGGTAGGAAGTCACAATACATGGGATCAAAAGAactagggtttgagtcctgattctatcCAAACTATCTCAGCTTCCTGGCCTTGGATGAGTCATTTAtcagttcttttgtttttgagtCAAAGATATCAGTACTTGGATTTTTGACTGTGGGGCAGTGGAGGCGGGGATAAGTGGCACCCATGACTCCCCTGTTGTTCAAAGGTCCATTGCACGACCACGGTCAATTTAAAGATCTCTCATGATGCCAACAGTTCAGTAAAATTTAACAATCGACTCTTAGAAGCTGGAGCAAGCTGGGTTGCACTGGTTCCAAGGGTTTGCCCCCTTGACACAGCTGTGCTTCTCAGGCTGGGTGAGGGGTACACAGACGCTTTCtatatcattcttttaaatgtatgtaGACATCACCATATAAAGGCCTACGTAAGAAATACTGAGTGATCATTGTTAAAGACAAGTGGAAGGCCGACTCCTGAGGCCCAGAACAGGACAATCTGAGCtgtattctctcttctctccccaagCACCACCCCTTCTTCAAGCTCAAAGAAAAACCCAGAAAGGCTTCCAGTGGCTGTCTGGTTCCTCGGGTGATGGGGATCTGAGCCAGGTAGGAGGTTTAACAGGCCCTGGGGACACTGGAGAAGGCATGGAGTAAGGATGGAGGAAAGAAGCGGGCCAGAAAGACTTGACCTTTTGCAATGAGGTCAAACTAGAACGTGGGGCTGCAGAGAAGCCACCCCTTGCTGACCGAGGACCGGCGTCCAAGCAATCGGTTAAACGCTTGGGAACAGGGTCCTAGCTCGGGAGGTGATCCAGTGCCGGGAAAAGACTCTGGgactttggaggcagaagaaaaACCTGGATTTGAGCTTCAGATCCACCTCCTACTACTCTGGGCAAATTGTTTCCCATCTGCCTGTGATATGGAGCTAGAAGCACTCCCCTGACAAACAGGACCGAGGGGGACCCACAGGACACATTGCAGATGTCCGGGCCTCTGACCCACACTTTGGCCCAGAGGTGCCACCAGTGGGATCCGAGAAAGAAAAGTGCTGGCCTGTCAGCTACTAAGTACTcactgtgggaattccctggcgatccagtggaaTTCCattgcagggagcacaggtttgatcccaaGCCtcaaggcacagccaaaaaaaaaaaaaagaggactcacTGGGGGCTGCAGGCCAAGCTCCTCCATAGAGTCCTGCCATGTTGTTAGCCCCATTGTACCAAGAAGATtggctgaggctcagaggttaagGATCCTGCCCGAGGCCACACCCATCGGCTGAGCTGACCTTTGAACACAGGAAGCCTGATACTGTCACTGTAGCCAAAGGTGGCCAGACCAGGGGTGCCCCGGCCTCCTCTTGGCAGATTAAGACACCAGAGGTACAGGGAGAGTAAGGGCTGACTGCCAACTGGGAGGGACCATCTGTACAGTGAGGACAGACTCGCCAGGGGACTGGACATTCCCAGCTCtcggcacagagcctggcacagaggaggcccTTGGTGGCCGTGAAATGAGTGTCCCTGGAGATGTATCCTGGGGTCTTAGATTCCTTTGCGGGTCCAAGTCCTTCCTTGCCCAGTGCCTTGGGGACTATGGGTGTTCACAGCCCCCACCCTTGCCCTTCAGCCTGACCTTGAAACAAGTTTGACCGCATGTTGTAGCCCAGATCATAGTAGTCTGAAAAGACGGAGATGATTTCGGCGGGCCTCTGGATCCTGCTGGGCCATGAGCTTGCCCTTTTCTGGCCGTCCAAGTCTTCACCAATGGCCCTTCGAGCCTgagtagggagggagggagggaggagagacaaGGGGTAGAGAAGCAGAGTCAAGTCCCGTATCTCCCCTCTAATTTCTCCTCCCTCTGAACCTGCCTccaccaccctcaccccacccttaGCCTGCAGCCTTCAACCAACTCCCAGGCCTGGGAGCTGGCATAGCTGAAgtccctccaccctcccacaccaccccacctcccacatAGGCCTCGGGCATCAAGGATGAGAATGATCGTGAAAGCTTCTCCCTACATTGGGTACATACTGTAGAACATCACCAGGGGACATCTTTATAAGATGATATTATtcctacattttataaataaggaaactgtgCCTCAGGGCAGGGACTTGCCCATCACACAGCTGGTGAACAAAGCCCTGGCTTGCCTGCTACAATGGAAGCATCACACAAGTCAACTCTAGGTAGCTCCTTATATTTCACCAGGGGCAGCTCCTTCCTTGTaccaatggggaaactgaggcccggagtgGTTGAGCTCAGGCCTAGGAGCCATTAAACCTGGGTTTGGGTCCCAACTCTGCTATATACCAGCTGCTGATTTGGGCAAGTCTTTGCTTGGGCCTCAGGGTCTCAGTTCCCCTACTCATAAAATGAGGGTGGGGGCAGAACTGGGTGGCCTTTGAAGTAGCTTCCAGTTCTGATATTTGCTGGCCTGATGACCTTGTGATTTGGGTCAcagctggatttaaaaaaaaaacaaaacagatctcTTGATTAAGCCCAGGACCACGATGGCCAAAGAGAGAAATGGCACCTTCCCAAAGCCAGGAGGTGCAGTGAGAGATAGTGACCATACAGCCAACCTTAAGTTGGGACAAGATCCTCCAAGTGGGGCAGGGAATTTAGGATTGTGACCTCCCAGACTAGCAggttggtggggaggagggggggagtaTCCCCACCTTAAGATGACAAAATGTAAAGGGGTCCCGCCCATAGCCTTTGTGACCCTGGCTCTCCTGCTTGCtcagtgtgaccctgggcagatcatatcacctctctgagcctcagatttaccatctgttaaaaaaggaaacaatgacTCCTGCCCGGCCTGCTGCTCAATGTAGTCACCATGAGGGTTGAGACGGTGGCTTTGAAAATATGACTCAAGATGCCAGAGCAGGTGACCATTTGACCAGAAATGGCAGATAAGTTTCATTTCAACTTTCAGTGGATCAGCATTGAGTTCCTAGAATGATGTACCAAGTACGAAAAAGTGCCAGAatcgattagtgatgtctgccatgaaTGCAGGCTAGGACAGTTATGGAATGCATGCTGTGTATTTGCCAGCCTGATCTAGTCTAACTGCCTCACTTTAGAGATGTAGAGACTAGAGCCCAGAGAGGAGAAGTAACTTATCCAAAGTCTTTCAGTATtctggggcagagccaggattcaaacccaagtcttctGATTCCCAGTCAATCCTGTCCCCTTTAGGAGACTTGAGTTAAAAGCATCTAATTCAAACACAAGACTTCTAACTGCAAAGTCATTATGGGCCAAGGCTCCAGAATCTGCTAGCCAGTTTGGATCCTCTTTAAGTTTGGTTAATTTACTTAAGCCTGCTAAGCCTTGGgcttctaatctgtaaaatgaggataattatagTACCTCCCTCACTGGGAAGATTGAACAGTTAGATGTGAAGACTAAACAGTGCACAGGAgctggcacagagcaagtgctcagtaaacactaCTTTCTGATGATATTGTTACAGGGACTCTGTACTCAAGAGCAGCTTCCTTAGGGGTCCTCACTGTCAGTCTCCATGCATGACTCTCCTGCCGCCCTTAGCCTCCTGTGCCCCATTCTGACACCTGCTCTTCGGAGATCAGCTGGTCCACCACGTTGCTCCCAAACTTGTGACGAATGTTGTTGGGAATACTGCTGCTACTCTGGCCCCGTGCCCCCAAGTTGGGgtcttcctccagcccctggcacggCTGAGCCCCCTCTCGGAAGGAGGCCCTGCTCTCCCTCGAGGAGGGTCTGTAGCTCTCCTTCTTCAGGGACCCCGGCTGTGAGTTCCTCTGGGGAGAGTCCCGGCTGACAGCCTTCGGGGGTGGAGGCCGGATCTCCTCCAGGGAGGCCTGCCCGAGGGAGCTGCCTCGGGGGCTGTCTCCTCGGTACATGGACGGCTGAGGGGAGACTGGGAGCTGGTACTTGAACTTGGAGGTATCCAGTGGGCTACGGGCAGTTCTCCAGGGGTCCGTGTCCTGCTGGCCTTCCTTGCTGTTGTTCAGATGGGCCCCGGTCAAAGTGGTTGTACctaaaaagggaagagagagggaaggaaggagaggagacagaCAGATGCAGAGAGTGGAGGGCAGGAAGGAAaacggggatgggggtggggtgggggaacagaCAGACACGGAGCCCCAGAGATCCAGAGCAGGAAAAAAGACAGGGACAGAAAGAAGTCACGGGGGCCAGAAGCATGGGTGAGAAATCAGGAGAGAGACCAAGGGAGAGGGTAGTTCAGCCTGCCAAGCCTCCCACTGGACAGGGCAGCCCTCATTGTTTCTGCCAGTAGGGACTGCAGCCCAAGCCTGACCAGCCTTGaggctagctgtgtgaccttcagcaagggctgtgacctctctgtgctttagtgAACCTGGCTGCATTTGGTTagttcccttccccaccctgaaTCCCCCCAGCAATCCAGTCAGGAAAACCAGCAGCTGTGGAAGCTGGCAGAGGGCATCCCTCAGCTTGGCCAAGTCGCACGGctggaaaagtactagagctGGATTGAGCCGGCCTTTGCTCCCCACTTAGAGCTGCTCCCCAACCCCACTTGCCTCCTCTGTTCTCCAGCTAATGGAGCGGTGTCACCGCAGCTGCTTCCAGCCTCTCACACCTcgaccactcccctcccctccccccaccccactcctgccCTGACTCCCAGTTCCGAGGATCTCCTGCTCCCAGCTTACAGGTCTCCTCCTCATTCTCTTCCCCCATCCCCGGCTCCAGCCAAACAGACCGCCACTTCTTCCGCACCACACCCTGTGATGTCCAACCTCCCAGCGTCAGCTCAGGCTAGTTCGCTGCCCGGAAGGCCAGCCCCTCTTTTTCCCTAAGTCAAAATCCTACTGCTTCCTTCCAATGCAGCCCCACCAGGAAGTCCTCCCTGACACCCACCCCAAGCTGCCAGGGCCATCGCCTCCTCTCAGCTCCACAACTCTGTCCCCAGCACGCTCCACTCTCTGGATTTTCCCCTTCTCCAACCTTGTGAGCTACAAAccctctcattttctctcctccATGCAGGAGGGGAGTCACTGAGGCAGGTCCACAGGTGAGTCAGTCCTGGGCCTCCCTCAGCATCCCCCAGAGCCCTGTGTACCGGAGATGTTGGTGACACCCATCAGTGAGCAAGTGAATGAACACATGGCTGCAGGGGCGTCAGACCCAGGGTCACCCTGCACCCCATCAGTTCTAAAACGTCCTTTCTTCTCATGTTAGCATCGCTGACATCAGGCTGTGTCTGACAATCAGTGGGCCCTGGTCTAACCAGCgatgttttctttcttagtgacAGGTAAGTAACAGTGCGTCTTACAACCCACTGGATGGAgacttaaaataaacattttgaataaTGTTTTACACGTTATAATACCCAAGTAATATGTAAACTCTTTCTTACTGGGCAAAATATAGAAAACGAGTCAGTCCCCACCCTCTCGCACTTGCCTCTGTCCCCACAATCCTCAGTCCCAGGTTGTAACTGTAAGCTTGTCTGATGACCTTCCCTCCAAAACGTTCTAGATGGGTCCTAGCGCTCTTGAAAGATGCATAGTTTGGCTTCACTTTGGTTTATAAATGCGATCAGATTCCATGTATTGCTTTGTAACTTgctgtttaaaaatttaacactGTGCCTTGGGGATCTATTCTTGGCCAC from Balaenoptera ricei isolate mBalRic1 chromosome 10, mBalRic1.hap2, whole genome shotgun sequence carries:
- the CIMIP4 gene encoding ciliary microtubule inner protein 4, which gives rise to MELDHRAGTTTLTGAHLNNSKEGQQDTDPWRTARSPLDTSKFKYQLPVSPQPSMYRGDSPRGSSLGQASLEEIRPPPPKAVSRDSPQRNSQPGSLKKESYRPSSRESRASFREGAQPCQGLEEDPNLGARGQSSSSIPNNIRHKFGSNVVDQLISEEQARRAIGEDLDGQKRASSWPSRIQRPAEIISVFSDYYDLGYNMRSNLFQGAPQEMKSLMKASYTPEVIEKSMRDLEHWHGRKTDDLGRWHQKNAVNMNLQKALDEKEKSKSKNSKF